One window of the Cryptomeria japonica chromosome 7, Sugi_1.0, whole genome shotgun sequence genome contains the following:
- the LOC131044375 gene encoding receptor-like protein 33, with protein sequence MRVLEELLLDGVNMLQVTSNEWGKAISAMYSLRRLQMSNCMLSGPIPLSLANLSSLTHLQLGGNSSFSSIPARFHNLSKLVSLKLSSCELNGSIPSDLLSLPNLQEVDFSANLDLGGNPSTILPRHSSRLKRLVLTATNVGGAIPDSIANISSLTFLDLSDCSVQGNLPPTIANLTALVMLDISNNKLKGSIPSFGAKRPLETPFPLAYIDLSTISCRATYPLCCSVHLGSSGALPSKLTGTKKLKVLDLHSNYLQHQLPLPPPSVLVLDLSENQFSASIPVEIGESNLWYLSLSHNNLSGRIPPTLCNIPSPNMKILDFSYNSLTGKIPASLANCSSLVVLNLEKNCLVGELPAELGSLISLQTLKISGNNLNGTLPTLANCKQLQILDVGDNRLTGNISSNGIQELSNLKILILRSNKFEGTVPADVSKIPSLQILDLSMNRLTGVIPVSISEMRGMANWSENTKVFEFEWLKDKIYVEKIIIRNKGLELEYVRFLSLVKCLDLSGNRISGHVPQGMGSLAGLIILNISRNNISGTIPESLGNMAQLESLDLSKNQLSGIIPAALVNLTFLSYLNLSYNNLTGMIPQGAQFATFEASSFSHNPGLHGLQLNESWSPSPKDESKPKKKEGVNKNRARERNDSFIVLMGMSFGVGAGTIVAPLLFLKKRREKFFDLLASILIWIVDLIPCEKCISCDKLQIVKISDGEDQEHSKESKKKLIRFCDPELLYASNL encoded by the exons ATGAGGGTTTTAGAGGAGCTGCTGCTGGACGGGGTGAATATGTTGCAAGTGACAAGCAATGAATGGGGCAAAGCTATCTCAGCCATGTACAGTCTCAGGCGTCTTCAAATGTCCAACTGTATGCTTTCTGGCCCAATTCCCCTTTCACTTGCAAATCTTAGCAGTTTAACCCACCTCCAACTTGGTGGCAATTCCTCCTTCTCGTCCATACCTGCTCGCTTCCACAACCTTTCCAAGCTGGTTTCTCTCAAGCTTAGCAGCTGTGAGCTCAATGGTTCCATCCCTTCTGATCTGTTGAGCCTTCCAAACCTGCAAGAAGTTGACTTCTCTGCCAATCTGGATTTGGGAGGGAATCCTTCAACCATTCTGCCGCGACACTCTTCCAGGCTTAAGAGACTTGTTCTTACAGCAACGAATGTAGGAGGAGCTATTCCAGATTCAATTGCCAACATCTCCTCGTTAACTTTCTTGGATCTATCCGACTGCTCTGTTCAAGGTAATCTTCCTCCCACCATTGCAAATCTTACAGCACTTGTAATGTTGGATATCTCAAATAACAAATTAAAAGGAAGTATACCATCGTTTGGGGCTAAGCGTCCTTTAGAAACTCCATTTCCTTTGGCCTACATCGATCTTTCTACAATCAGTTGCAGGGCAACATACCCTCTATGTTGTTCGGTGCATTTGGGAAGCTCCG GCGCTTTACCTTCTAAGCTAACGGGGACAAAAAAACTAAAGGTTCTAGACTTGCATAGCAATTACTTACAACATCAGCTTCCGCTTCCTCCTCCTTCAGTGCTTGTGTTAGACTTGTCTGAAAATCAGTTTTCTGCATCCATTCCAGTTGAAATTGGGGAGTCTAATCTTTGGTATCTGTCGCTCTCTCACAACAATCTCAGCGGTAGGATCCCACCGACATTATGTAATATACCGTCCCCGAATATGAAGATTCTGGATTTTTCGTATAATAGTCTCACAGGTAAGATTCCAGCATCTCTTGCAAACTGCAGTTCTCTTGTGGTATTGAATTTGGAGAAAAATTGTTTAGTAGGTGAGTTGCCAGCGGAGTTGGGAAGCCTGATTTCGCTTCAAACACTAAAAATCAGTGGAAATAATCTAAATGGGACTCTGCCAACACTTGCAAATTGTAAACAGTTGCAGATATTGGATGTGGGGGACAACAGACTAACAGGGAATATTTCTTCAAATGGGATTCAAGAGCTTTctaatcttaagattttgattttaAGATCAAACAAATTTGAAGGAACTGTACCTGCTGATGTAAGCAAAATACCGTCTCTTCAAATATTAGACCTCTCAATGAACAGATTGACAGGAGTGATTCCGGTCAGCATTTCAGAGATGAGGGGAATGGCGAATTGGTCAGAGAATACAAAAGTCTTTGAGTTTGAATGGTTAAAAGATAAAATTTATGTAGAGAAAATAATCATTAGAAACAAAGGATTGGAGCTGGAGTATGTGAGATTTTTGAGCTTGGTAAAATGCCTTGATCTATCAGGCAATAGAATATCTGGTCATGTCCCTCAAGGCATGGGATCTCTCGCTGGTTTGATTATCCTTAATATTTCAAGAAACAATATTAGTGGTACCATACCTGAGTCCTTGGGAAACATGGCACAGCTAGAGTCCCTTGACCTCTCGAAAAACCAACTGTCTGGAATTATTCCTGCAGCGTTGGTGAATCTCACATTCCTAAGTTACTTGAATCTGTCATACAATAATCTTACAGGAATGATACCGCAAGGGGCACAATTCGCAACATTTGAAGCCTCATCCTTCTCGCATAATCCAGGTCTGCACGGCTTACAACTGAACGAGTCATGGTCGCCTTCGCCAAAGGATGAAAGCAAGCCAAAAAAGAAAGAAGGGGTGAATAAAAACAGGGCAAGAGAGAGAAATGACAGTTTCATTGTGTTGATGGGGATGAGCTTTGGAGTGGGCGCGGGCACAATTGTAGCTCCATTGTTGTTTCTGAAGAAACGGAGGGAAAAGTTCTTTGATTTGTTAGCCAGTATATTGATTTGGATTGTTGATTTGATTCCTTGTGAGAAGTGCATTTCCTGTGACAAGTTGCAGATAGTGAAAATTTCGGACGGCGAAGACCAAGAGCATTCCAAAGAAAGCAAGAAGAAATTAATACGCTTTTGC GATCCAGAactcttgtatgcatcaaacttatag